Proteins encoded together in one Bos indicus isolate NIAB-ARS_2022 breed Sahiwal x Tharparkar chromosome 3, NIAB-ARS_B.indTharparkar_mat_pri_1.0, whole genome shotgun sequence window:
- the LOC109556980 gene encoding olfactory receptor 10R2, protein MHLLPFCFQVLAENLTMVTEFLLLGFSSLGDIQLVLFVVFLFLYLAILSGNVIIVTVIRLDKSLHTPMYFFLSILSTSETCYTFVILPKMLINLFSVARTISFNCCAIQMFFFLGFAMTNCLLLGVMGYDRYAAICHPLHYPILMSWQMCGKLGALCGIGGFLASLTVVYLVFSLPFCSANKVNHYFCDISPVIRLACTNTDAHEFVIFICGVLVLVVPFLFICVSYICILRTILKIPSAEGRRKAFSTCASHLTVVIIHYGCASYIYLRPTANYVSNKDRLVTVTYTIVTPLLNPMVYSLRNKDVQVAIRKVLGKKGSLKLYD, encoded by the coding sequence ATGCACTTACTTCCCTTTTGTTTTCAGGTCTTGGCAGAAAACCTCACCATGGTCACCGAGTTTCTTTTACTGGGTTTTTCAAGTCTTGGTGACATTCAGCTTGTTCTCTTTGTGGTATTCCTTTTTCTGTACTTAGCCATTCTCAGTGGCAATGTTATTATTGTTACTGTCATCCGCCTGGACAAAAGCCTCCACACAccaatgtacttcttcctcagcaTTCTCTCAACATCAGAGACCTGCTATACCTTCGTCATCCTACCCAAGATGCTCATCAATCTCTTTTCTGTGGCCAGGACAATCTCCTTCAACTGTTGTGCCATCCAAATGTTCTTCTTCCTTGGTTTTGCTATGACCAATTGCTTGCTATTGGGAGTTATGGGCTATGATCGTTACGCTGCCATCTGTCACCCTCTACATTACCCTATCCTTATGAGTTGGCAGATGTGTGGAAAATTGGGAGCCCTCTGTGGGATTGGTGGGTTCTTGGCCTCACTAACAGTAGTATATTTAGTTTTCAGCCTCCCTTTCTGTAGTGCCAACAAAGTCAACCATTACTTCTGTGACATCTCACCAGTTATTCGTCTGGCCTGCACAAATACAGATGCTCATGAATTTGTCATATTCATCTGTGGTGTTCTTGTACTCGTGGtcccatttttattcatttgtgtttCTTATATCTGCATTCTGAGGACTATCCTGAAGATTCCCTCTGCTGAAGGCAGACGGAAGGCCTTTTCCACCTGTGCGTCTCATCTCACTGTTGTCATTATTCACTATGGTTGTGCTTCCTATATCTACTTGAGACCAACAGCAAACTATGTGTCTAACAAGGACAGATTAGTAACAGTGACATACACTATTGTCACTCCATTATTAAACCCCATGGTATACAGTCTAAGAAACAAGGATGTTCAAGTTGCTATTAGAAAAGTGTTGGGGAAGAAAGGATCCCTAAAATTATATGATTGA